The Saccharomycodes ludwigii strain NBRC 1722 chromosome II, whole genome shotgun sequence genome window below encodes:
- the RAD9 gene encoding chromatin-binding protein RAD9 (similar to Saccharomyces cerevisiae YDR217C | RAD9 | RADiation sensitive), which produces MQNNLSRTPSKNIDRLELFFQHNPDSFDNDQSYTKRGLNLNIIKNPFEDTPPPLSVNNNSPRVLKEEEEEEEEEQIQNGTEPKNNNNHNMNETILIKNKVFNELRLRNQELPVLEENTNENNATLLNEKLIVQNQTSTTANDNMNQIFENTNTNATNINFGTKRESKPKTQASIVANERQQSREIQLILNPSKGEKESQTQIIGSERIINTTITSISKNIIVPDSSNINIESGKDSENITRAISKNADETTQGTPFIEKIIYGNPTNKTRATKSYEKICNGTLVNFEDNRPNIVVSPSPSDIQNLTPRENLLSLTQKIKQVSKNEKESKTFDSFVSTNMSTREMAGITGITGSNNGNTSNQENISDFRGTRILDTTGEDASSTWIYNSAKNKNINSAVNNHQDVLHNLVLPLAGVAKDEEESVSKVILVSPGDDILGKTQVLATQIYYEGHNENNITNGNGSILEDIQQEINREDVCWEQEKRERQKQEQIVVHKVDSEKDHFISSLPPIKNINKKNDNSVRKLYKRMKDNSEENKSHIDDTLEDSGFHSKDSKEGMQKNEEAEEEEEEEEEEEEEEKEKEKEMEKGEDDVSEINFFNLKTRQNALVTGQTLKHQEEMFVSSPKKKSRQITTHNDLNIINSMPLSISKNIEVFSLEAQDVVKNNDREHFDIINPNYNYIHNNHNNTTNSDIKLGYVKKKTMVSQESDELLLVDAKRLGKRKKKLNQEKIFGNEDDEGEENHGMVSEEIEIENNIEKQRPLNFSIDGGRNVSVSSIPNITNISMTDNSAMTYLLALNDIDSINEDWTLTFKDIHFPNSVWCFYNSNYHYYPGHVLNIGKIKSRIKFESDICEIGNNDLYFLDIRIGDHVHLAHCSYVVVGLKCKYPRDKDLIRCIRGYDTVFLENAKNKKHEKDSGNRKNGGNNNFHTSITGVNNQNLEVLLSSVTMSLDDWISRAKIGCSFKSYYNIDTSPSKHQIMLSKFMALKENNQRDSYNMNFKHEAFDMPCNNDTYQETEDAIDEDFVSTTNVVNTNDHNILPKKKYIKNVKNINKVTTRKRRLNNHGVPSNCLLPSPSKENSVERKLRKIANSSNNGSNSNNDSVKRPQKILVNTEKTSDGSILSSAVKPVDLTKNIFDKYLFIISGLEVKLRDDLKSLIFEFGGIVLDKEFSQLVNISKKNNKLQYADDDTCISSSFNHFSFNWTEIYKSIVKNNFPKKEESQFKFVALITDKYSRNRKYIETLALGWPILHYNFIYDCIQNFSYDTNSSNAIITTNVTASAVTNEKQKEMLREYHLKSIYNYLLPSGESNRLYGNVKSYNINKYYENIILNKKYDQLFNCNAIDLSDYIAIIYGKSDVTELIKFFFAIFKSRLVLHVDEKYDLLQKTIDFVFENGRENDTITKFTKILIFYADKDARISAGSPDDLQVNDTHGLEIKIIDQEWLVQSIIFGKLLI; this is translated from the coding sequence ATGCAAAACAATTTATCAAGAACAccatcaaaaaatatagatcgtttggaattattttttcaacacAATCCCGATTCTTTTGATAATGACCAAAGTTACACCAAGAGAGGTCTAAacttaaatattattaaaaatccATTTGAGGATACACCGCCGCCATTAAGtgtcaataataacagtcCGCGAGTTcttaaagaagaagaagaagaagaagaagaagaacagATTCAAAATGGTACTGAAccaaaaaacaataataaccatAATATGAATGAgacaattttaataaaaaacaaagtttttaatgaaCTTAGGTTACGAAATCAAGAGTTGCCAGTATTGGAGGAAAATACGAATGAGAACAATGCTACCTTGCTTAATGAAAAACTCATAGTTCAGAATCAAACAAGTACAACTGCAAATGACAATATGaatcaaatttttgaaaatacaAACACAAATGCcacaaatattaattttgggACAAAAAGAGAGAGCAAGCCTAAAACACAAGCTTCAATTGTCGCAAATGAACGTCAACAATCTAGGGAAATACAGTTAATACTGAATCCTTCAAAAGGAGAGAAAGAATCTCAAACACAGATAATTGGTTCTGAACGTATTATAAATACTACGATAACGAGTATTAGTAAAAACATTATAGTACCGGatagtagtaatattaatattgaaaGTGGAAAAGACTCAGAAAATATAACCAGAGCTATAAGTAAAAATGCTGATGAAACGACACAGGGGACACCATTCATTgagaaaataatttatggCAATCCAACCAATAAAACGCGTGCCACTAAGAGCTATGAGAAGATTTGCAATGGTACTCTTGTAAATTTTGAAGATAATAGACCCAATATTGTTGTGTCTCCTTCCCCAAGTGACATCCAAAATTTGACACCACGTGAAAACTTGCTAAGTTTGactcaaaaaataaaacaagtgTCAAAAAATGAGAAAGAATCAAAGACGTTTGATAGTTTTGTAAGTACAAATATGTCAACTCGTGAAATGGCAGGTATAACCGGAATTACTGGATCTAACAATGGTAATACTAGTAATCAGGAAAATATTTCTGATTTTCGAGGTACCAGAATACTGGATACCACGGGTGAAGATGCTTCCTCAACGTGGATATATAATAGtgctaaaaacaaaaacataaattCAGCAGTTAATAACCACCAGGATGTTTTACATAACCTCGTATTGCCTTTGGCAGGAGTTGCaaaagatgaagaagaaagtgTTTCGAAAGTTATACTTGTTTCCCCGGGAGATGATATTTTGGGAAAAACTCAAGTACTTGCTACTCAAATTTATTATGAGGGgcataatgaaaataacattACAAACGGTAATGGTTCTATACTGGAAGATATCCAACAAGAAATAAATCGGGAGGATGTGTGTTGGGAACAAGAAAAGAGGGAACGGCaaaaacaagaacaaaTTGTAGTACATAAGGTAGATTCTGAAAAAGatcattttatttcatcCCTACCCCCAATAAagaatatcaataaaaaaaatgacaatTCAGTTAGAAAACTATATAAGAGAATGAAGGATAATAGtgaggaaaataaaagtcaTATTGATGATACATTAGAAGACAGTGGATTCCATAGTAAGGATTCCAAGGAAGGAATgcaaaaaaatgaagaagcagaagaagaagaagaagaagaagaagaagaagaagaagaagaaaaggaaaaagaaaaagaaatggaaaaagGTGAAGATGATGTTAgtgaaattaattttttcaatcttAAAACTCGTCAAAATGCTTTGGTCACTGGCCAAACTTTGAAACATCAAGAAGAGATGTTTGTATCTtcgccaaaaaaaaaaagtagacAGATAACCACACataatgatttaaatataataaactCGATGCCACTATCAATatctaaaaatatagaagTGTTTTCCTTGGAAGCACAAGACgttgtaaaaaataacgATCGCGAACactttgatattattaatccTAACTACaattatattcataataatcataataatactacaaATAGCGACATAAAATTAGgatatgtaaaaaaaaagacaatgGTATCACAAGAAAGTGATGAACTACTTTTAGTTGACGCAAAAAGATTAGgcaagagaaaaaaaaaattaaatcaagAAAAGATATTTGGAAACGAGGATGATGAAGGGGAAGAAAACCATGGAATGGTGAGTGAAGAGAtagaaattgaaaacaatattgAGAAACAACGCCCTTTAAACTTTAGTATTGATGGTGGCAGAAATGTAAGTGTATCCTCCATACCTAATATTACTAACATTAGTATGACTGACAATTCGGCTATGACTTACCTTTTAGCCTTGAATGACATAGATTCTATTAATGAAGACTGGACGTTAACTTTTAAGGATATACATTTCCCCAATTCAGTTTGGTGTTTTTATAATTCtaattaccattattatcctGGCCATGTCTTAAATATCGGAAAGATTAAATCCAgaattaaatttgaaagTGACATTTGTGAAATCGGCAATaatgatttatattttttagacATTAGAATTGGTGATCATGTGCATTTGGCACATTGTTCAtatgttgttgttggcCTGAAATGCAAGTACCCAAGAGataaagatttaattaGATGTATCAGAGGTTATGATACagtttttttggaaaatgcAAAGAACAAGAAACATGAAAAGGATAGTGGtaatagaaaaaatggaggcaataataatttccATACTAGTATCACTGGCGTTAATAATCAGAATTTAGAAGTACTTTTATCTTCGGTAACAATGAGCTTGGATGATTGGATTAGCCGTGCCAAAATAGGTTGTTCCTTTAAATCCTATTATAATATAGACACATCACCATCTAAGCATCAAATAATGCTGAGTAAGTTTATGgctttaaaagaaaataatcaaaGAGATTCTTATAATATGAATTTTAAGCATGAAGCATTTGATATGCCGTGTAATAATGACACTTATCAAGAGACAGAAGATGCTATTGATGAGGATTTTGTATCCACTACTAATGTTGTTAATACTAATGATCATAATATCCtaccaaagaaaaaatatattaaaaatgttaagaatataaataaagtgACTACCAGGAAAAGGCGACTAAATAATCATGGGGTTCCTTCCAATTGCCTTTTACCATCGCCGTCTAAAGAAAATTCAGttgaaagaaaattaagaaaaattgCCAATAGCAGTAATAACGGATCAAATTCTAATAATGATTCCGTTAAACGACCccaaaaaattttggttAATACTGAAAAGACTAGTGATGGTAGTATTTTATCCTCAGCCGTTAAACCAGTtgatttaacaaaaaacatatttgataaatatcTCTTCATAATTAGTGGATTAGAAGTAAAACTACGGgatgatttaaaaagtCTGATATTTGAATTTGGTGGAATTGTTTTGGACAAAGAATTTTCTCAATTAGTAAATAtatcaaagaaaaacaacaaattgCAATATGCAGATGATGATACTTGTATTAGTTCTTCATTTAAtcatttttcctttaattgGACCGAAATTTATAAGTCaatagttaaaaataattttccaaagaaagaagagagccaatttaaatttgttgCGTTAATAACGGATAAATATAGTAGAAATAGGAAATATATCGAGACATTGGCTCTAGGATGGCCAATATTACATTATAATTTCATATATGATTgtattcaaaatttttcttatgATACAAATAGTAGTAatgctattattactactaatGTCACTGCTTCCGCTGTTAccaatgaaaaacaaaaagaaatgcTACGAGAATACCATTTAAAAAGCATAtacaattatttattgcCTAGTGGCGAAAGCAATAGACTTTATGGGAATGTTAAAtcttataatataaataaatactacgaaaatattattttgaataaaaaatacgatcaactttttaattgtaATGCCATAGATTTATCGGATTATATTGCGATTATATATGGAAAATCTGATGTTACTGAGTTGataaagtttttctttgcCATTTTTAAATCCCGATTGGTACTCCATGTTGATGAAAAGTATGATCTTTTACAAAAGACTAtagattttgtttttgaaaatggcAGAGAAAATGATACCATCACAAAATTcacaaaaattttaatattttatgcCGATAAGGATGCCAGGATCAGTGCTGGAAGCCCTGATGATTTACAAGTTAACGATACACATGGTTTAGAAATTAAGATTATTGATCAAGAATGGTTAGTTCAATCGATTATTTTTGGTAAGTTGTTAATATGA
- the ADY4 gene encoding Ady4p (similar to Saccharomyces cerevisiae YLR227C | ADY4 | Accumulation of DYads), with translation MATHTSSSAASFSYAILTQLFEENIKPFASIFEQPVTKNSTKSALNNESHPIWSNLFNSVMLMIPKSNYEKILGVKRNQKLIMTSMKHVLYNYPELDLTLEPSFLVRSLMKKKIYEKKSLNKKLKMILQFKVIETFILYYNLDYIQAFQGFKWVIQFLNIVRKYSSAGGIKESLKYERISTLYIAEIISFDFMFNKSSSLKKFKDSKGMYYNRADLVENVLYHIMECTDPNIDPVVCNALDIFMLSKFFEILGDTFETMAMLNSTIVDLENSSSNPKLNENSKTSDVIMFGLLPTRKFMEYMIRNFILASNFKLKGDITLIRCFDKILIGLIFYGQVHLKFIYIFFKLREHFFKKLKTDSTKNVSLTNLYTSTERYCLQLLQKLIAVWDSCKNNVNDEKDVQCPQVIVDTHDKEVIMVEEDESEEERQEKALKKIEAGNNQLNETNSKVNNTPVPYNKQEFRIFLHLCKLKVKQKIHLNNNDMDSSKLWCIGKEWVKLWIDGYIESNGLLTEELKQIVYD, from the coding sequence ATGGCTACACACACCTCTTCTTCCGCtgcttctttttcttatgCTATTTTAACTCAACtatttgaagaaaatattaaaccTTTTGCGTCTATTTTTGAACAACCTGTTACTAAAAACAGCACCAAATCCGCACTCAATAATGAGTCACATCCCATTTGGTCCAATTTGTTCAATTCGGTTATGTTAATGATACCCAAATCtaattatgaaaaaatattaggtGTTAAAAGAAACCAAAAACTAATAATGACATCAATGAAACATGTTTTGTATAATTATCCTGAATTAGATTTGACATTAGAGCCCTCATTTTTAGTCAGAAGtttgatgaaaaagaaaatttatgaaaaaaaatccctaaataaaaagttgaaaatgattttaCAATTCAAAGTTATCGAAAcctttatattatattataatctGGATTATATACAAGCATTTCAAGGTTTTAAATGGGTTATTCAATTTCTCAACATAGTTCGGAAATATTCAAGTGCTGGGGGTATCAAAGAAAGCCTAAAATATGAAAGAATAAGTACTTTATACATTGCGGAAATTATtagttttgattttatgtttaataaatcttcatctttaaaaaaattcaaagaTTCTAAAGGCATGTATTATAATAGGGCAGATTTGGTTGAAAACGTTTTATATCATATTATGGAGTGCACTGATCCCAATATCGATCCAGTAGTTTGTAATGCATTGGATATATTTATGTTAAGCAAATTTTTTGAGATATTAGGGGATACTTTTGAAACTATGGCCATGTTGAATAGCACTATTGTGGATTTAGAAAACTCAAGTTCAAAtccaaaattaaatgaaaatagtAAGACTTCAGATGTAATAATGTTTGGATTGCTTCCTACCAGAAAATTTATGGAATATATGAttagaaattttattttagcatctaattttaaattaaaggGAGATATTACTTTAATTCGGtgttttgataaaattttgataggtttaatattttatggTCAAGTTCACctaaaatttatttacattttctttaaattaagagagcatttttttaaaaaacttaaaacGGATAGTACCAAGAATGTTAGTCTTACCAATTTATATACTTCAACAGAAAGATACTGCTTACAATtgttacaaaaattaattgcTGTTTGGGATTCATGTAAAAACAATGtaaatgatgaaaaagatGTTCAATGTCCTCAAGTAATTGTTGATACACATGATAAAGAGGTTATAATGgtagaagaagatgaaagTGAAGAAGAGAGACAAGAAAAAGCATTGAAGAAAATTGAAGCTGGTAATAACCAGTTAAATGAAACAAATAGCAAAGTGAATAATACTCCTGTTCCTTATAATAAACAAGAGTTTCGGATCTTTTTACATTTATGTAAATTAAAAGTCAAACAAAAGAtacatttaaataataatgatatggATTCAAGTAAGTTATGGTGCATAGGAAAAGAATGGGTGAAATTATGGATTGATGGGTATATAGAATCAAATGGTCTTTTAACAgaagaattaaaacaaattgtATATGATTAA
- the ADR1 gene encoding DNA-binding transcription factor ADR1 (similar to Saccharomyces cerevisiae YDR216W | ADR1 | Alcohol Dehydrogenase II synthesis Regulator), translating into MFARMNKEINTGSVAAVSNTCSNSTSNTTNNNNMRAKINQTSSILPNNLKLNGTTPSGKPRLFVCSVCSKAFARQEHLSRHERCHTKEKPYICGLCNKCFTRRDLLVRHAHKLHAGDIGDAVFLTAENKRIKLRKGKASMGIDNTTVTTKKYKRRASFSAQTADNYTGRKRKLQQFQTAIPENQDSGDTWNSTFTTNNTTKRENSNSNSTSDIISTVKFSTPQLLPIDLVTADNTLNMFLSLENLADIGPYDNANNSGSTAAVSIPTHGINNTKKMGTINLNKKYDTGLEFFGFSEKKNWFVEVNNNKLSSRDANNIASGSGDSGTIDTNYNTNTNNKTWNIDPLTNKLEVKSLFGNNNNDINNKTEDDNNNNNNNNNNVDSRICTKDIGNKINRKNKRNNNNNNDNKPDLGSMNLIKENLYSAAELNTRNTNHIFIPPSDISSSDSSNNLQSTSTTVAANNAISSVPLLTSPSLSDELIFGNFILPSTISSEINNSTSNESILDHKNNNDEKRNKNDQFTSSTSSFDSIGYNFYDLGENFNKINAINTLTNPNLCGIDDSNTNTNVQVPIMIQFFNERFRDMVNQALNYYANLTKNNHNKEINQHGEYRYDLEIPSSYDLNLHLSYFIKHFIPHYPFIHQSIFHSTLDQFIEYCHDYEEGEHNYYEDDIDLAFSNITCLPLFAATFGSFYNKKSSGNTTKNLYEISRRVLHVYLETKKRVKVNNSNRNSGKLKRKNLWLVQALSLNILLGLFNTSLTSKSPKGTANNNIVLKQTAAVCSILRSNWRLKHNSTKNSANYILMESAIRNTFFLFEICSFLKVFYNFDVPTTFLTIADINNVPIPDPEICWNSANINSNIKHLAQFTNEKPIFNTFYQDLVVGKSSPIPESLIPTLLLCDFLNDKLHPTYTPFFLTKLDIKTLQLNLSSDANPILFNDGLKWRNSFMSVKFYNTIEPGFGKYIWKNDEIGNLFQDFYLNYNVLLDHGDVISDFLSALNFSIKNINQVFCPSFDDYPDSMLVSSSSNSSPHLSPLDRRNFSLFNLQGYFYDFLTIIQFLMNFEETPNFKLVCIFKDLSVLCEKALIPILSRYYPAQFQEFIGRPTKINLGAEEQQNIELTEVAPIKVNVLEKNINNILVYSFNDSHFLELSNFSQPNVFNFNKNNEASASNEAPSMLTGDNRGAELQGFRSRYHLSEKYIRVARLFFQYCLDNHSNCYLIHTFCEDFEILENSQKLRN; encoded by the coding sequence ATGTTTGCTAGGATGAATAAAGAGATTAATACTGGCTCGGTGGCTGCTGTCTCAAACACATGTTCCAACAGTACGTCCAATACtacaaataacaacaacatgaGAGCCAAAATTAATCAAACTTCATCCATTTTGCcgaataatttaaaattaaatggtACAACACCAAGTGGAAAACCGAgattgtttgtttgttccGTTTGCTCAAAGGCTTTTGCTAGACAGGAACATCTAAGTAGACATGAAAGATGCCATACCAAAGAAAAACCCTATATTTGCGGATTATGCAATAAATGTTTTACTAGAAGGGATTTATTAGTTAGACATGCGCATAAATTACATGCTGGTGATATTGGTGATGCCGTATTTTTAACtgctgaaaataaaagaataaaattgaGAAAGGGCAAGGCCTCCATGGGCATTGATAACACCACTGTTACtaccaaaaaatataagagGAGAGCTTCTTTTTCTGCCCAAACTGCCGATAATTATACTggaaggaaaagaaaattacaGCAATTTCAAACGGCTATTCCAGAGAATCAAGATTCGGGTGATACTTGGAATTCTACTTTTACCACAAATAATACCACCAAAAGggaaaatagtaatagtaatagtacaAGTGACATAATAAGTACGGTAAAATTTAGTACACCACAATTATTACCGATAGATTTGGTTACTGCTGATAATACACTGAATATGTTTTTaagtttggaaaatttaGCGGATATTGGGCCCTATGATAATGCCAACAATTCTGGAAGCACTGCTGCCGTTTCTATTCCCACGCATGGcataaataatactaaaaagaTGGGAACTATtaatttgaataaaaaatatgacaCAGGTTTAGAATTTTTCGGATTCtctgaaaaaaagaattggtTTGTTGAagttaataacaacaaattaAGTAGTAGAgatgctaataatattgcTTCTGGCAGTGGTGATAGTGGTACTATCGATACCAATTATAATACTAACACCAACAATAAAACATGGAATATAGATCCTTTAACCAATAAATTGGAGgttaaaagtttatttggtaataacaataatgatattaataataaaactgaagatgataataataataataataataataataataatgttgataGCAGGATTTGCACTAAGGATATTGGgaacaaaataaacagaaaaaataaaaggaataataataataataatgataataagcCCGATTTGGGTTCCATGAATCTTATTAAGGAAAACTTATATTCTGCAGCAGAATTAAACACAAGAAATACtaatcatatttttattcctCCAAGTGACATCAGCAGCAGTGATAGTAGTAACAATTTACAATCAACGTCCACCACAGTTGCTGCAAATAATGCTATCAGCAGTGTTCCATTGTTGACATCCCCTTCTCTTAGTGACGAATTGATATTCggaaattttattttaccaaGTACTATTTCAagtgaaataaataatagcaCTAGCAATGAAAGCATATTGgatcataaaaataacaatgacGAAAAGAGGAATAAAAACGACCAATTTACCTCTTCAACCTCATCCTTTGACTCGATAGGATACAATTTTTATGATTTAGGggaaaatttcaataaaataaatgcCATAAACACGCTTACAAATCCAAACTTGTGTGGAATAGACGATAgcaatactaatactaacGTTCAGGTGCCAATTATgatccaattttttaacgAAAGATTTAGAGATATGGTTAATCAAGCTCTAAATTACTATGCCAATTTAACCAAAAACAAtcataataaagaaattaatcaGCATGGCGAATATCGTTATGATTTGGAAATACCTTCAAGCTATGACTTAAACTTGCATTTGTCCTACtttataaaacattttattcCCCATTATCCGTTTATTCACCAAAGTATTTTTCACAGTACTTTGGATCAGTTTATTGAATATTGTCACGATTATGAAGAAGGAGAGCACAATTATTATGAGGATGATATAGATTTGGCGTTTTCCAACATAACATGTTTGCCATTATTTGCAGCTACATTTGGCTCCTTTTACAATAAAAAGTCATCTGGAAACACTACAAAAAACTTATACGAAATTTCCAGGAGGGTGTTACATGTTTATTTGGAGACTAAAAAAAGGGTTAAAGTTAATAACTCTAATCGTAATAGTGGCAAACTTAAGCGGAAGAATCTATGGTTAGTGCAGGCTTTATCTTTGAATATATTGCTTGGCTTATTCAATACTAGTTTAACCTCAAAAAGTCCTAAAGGTACTGCTAATAACAACATTGTACTCAAGCAAACTGCTGCAGTATGTTCTATACTTAGGTCTAACTGGAGATTAAAACACAATAGTACAAAAAATTCTGCTAATTACATTTTAATGGAATCTGCAATTAGAAACACATTTTTCCTATTTGAAATATGttcctttttaaaagttttttacAATTTCGATGTGCCAACCACTTTCTTAACCATTGCtgatataaataatgttCCTATCCCAGATCCCGAAATTTGTTGGAATTCAGCTAATATCAATTCAAATATTAAGCATTTGGCTCAATTTACCAATGAAAAACCAATTTTCAACACCTTCTATCAGGATTTAGTGGTGGGAAAATCAAGCCCAATACCGGAAAGTCTAATTCCTACGTTACTATTATGTGATTTTCTCAATGATAAATTACATCCAACCTATactccattttttttaaccaagCTTGATATTAAAACTTTACAATTAAACTTATCCAGCGATGCCAatccaattttatttaacgACGGTCTAAAATGGAGAAACTCGTTTATGTCGGTGAAATTCTACAATACCATAGAGCCTGGATTTGGCAAgtatatttggaaaaacGATGAGATAGGCAACCTTTTCCAGGActtttatttgaattatAATGTGTTGTTGGATCACGGTGACGTTATTTCGGATTTTCTTAGTGCTTTAAACTTTTCCATCAAGAATATCAATCAAGTTTTCTGTCCATCATTCGATGACTACCCGGATTCAATGCTAGTCTCATCATCATCGAATTCCTCGCCCCATTTATCTCCATTAGATAGAAGgaatttttcattgttCAACTTACAAGGTTATTTCTATGATTTCTTAACAAttatacaatttttaatgaacTTTGAGGAAACcccaaattttaaattggtTTGTATCTTTAAGGATTTAAGTGTGTTGTGTGAGAAGGCTTTAATTCCAATTTTGAGCCGTTATTATCCCGCTCAGTTTCAAGAATTCATAGGACGCCCTACTAAGATTAATTTGGGGGCGGAGGAGCAACAAAACATAGAGTTGACGGAAGTTGCGCCCATAAAAGTTAatgttttggaaaaaaatattaataatattctaGTTTATTCGTTTAATGACAGTCattttttggaattatCGAATTTTTCTCAGCCTAATgtctttaattttaataaaaataatgaagcCTCTGCTTCTAACGAGGCCCCCTCCATGCTTACCGGTGATAACAGAGGAGCTGAATTGCAAGGATTCCGTAGTAGATACCACTTAtctgaaaaatatattagaGTGGCTAGATTGTTTTTTCAGTATTGTCTTGATAATCATTCtaattgttatttaattcaTACCTTTTGTgaagattttgaaattttagaaaactctcaaaaattaagaaattga